In Lolium perenne isolate Kyuss_39 chromosome 5, Kyuss_2.0, whole genome shotgun sequence, the sequence atgcttgtcccaaaatatgatcaactgtggtataactttgatgcttttatctttgacaatttttacttctagtctttctatgaacttcggaggttcctgggcatttatgttttgctgtacaaatacaggcaagcgagataccactttatcatatctttctatgaacattgcaatcctgcttatagaagtgtttcatgatgcttgttattagtttgttggtatctctttcatgattgatatagctattagatgactttatttgcatgtatcttattatgaattgcttaagcacttgccatatcatgagaatatttacatcatatgaacaaatgtgttcgtgaaagttcttttatcgcactcagttgttaactgaattgcttgaggacaagcaataagctaagcttgggggagttgatacgtccaaaacgtatctactttcccgaacacttttgctattgttttgcctctaatttgtgtattttggatacaactaacacggactaacgctgttttcagcagaattgctctggtgtctcgtttttgtgcagaaattcaactttcgggaaatcctcggaatttatgtcaaagggcttatttttccagaagaatcacggagccagaagggcaggcctgggggaggcccaggccccccagacactaggccggcgcggcctggaaggggggcgcgccgccctagtgtgtggccgcctcggccagcctctgacgccccccccttggactacttaagggtttcgatctaaaaacgcgagacgggaagtcgaagtcgccagaaaccatccagtacgccgccaccgtcgcgaaactccgtctcgggaccagaaactccgttctggcactccgccgggacggggaattggaggggatcatcaccgccatcaccaccgacgcctctccatcgaccagccatgtttcccccatccatgtatgagtaattcccccgctgtaggctgaaggggatggtagggattggatgagattgatcatgtaatagtcataaaattgttagggcatggtgcctagtatccgtagaagttacttttatgatattgttgcaacttgttatgcttaatacttgtcactagggcccgagtgccatgatctcagatctgaacatgttattgtttcatcatgatatgcattgttttatgatcttacctgcaagttgtatacacacgttgctgtccggaacccgaggccccaaattgacagaaattgggacaaccgaaggggaaggcggtgatgtgaggatcacatgtgttcacagagtgttaatgctttgctccggtactctattaaaaggagtaccttaatttccagtagtttccctagaggcccggctgccaccggctggtaggacaaaagatgttgtgcaagtttctcattgcgagcacgtacaactatatacggaacacatgcctatggattgattagtacttggataccgctttattaCTATTTGCAAATGCCCTACCATGATTGTTATATgaattctctcatccatgcaacgcccgttcatccatccatgtgcctctgATTTTAATCtctttgtttactataatcactatctCGTCTTTATTCCAATGTCGTTGTTATTTCACTCAtcatatcgctataaaactgttgctactgataaactcttgcgagcaagtctgtttccaggtgcagctgaattgacaactccgctgttaaggcttacaagtattctttgtctccccttgtgtcgaatcaataaattaggtaatacttccctcgaagactgttgcgatcccctatacttgggtCATCAAGCCGCCGGAAACTATAGGAGAGGGAGAAACCGACTCGGAGACGCACTCGCGGCGGGAGATCCCGCAGCAGGGAAGACTCACGACGGGAGATCCCATGGCAAGGGAGACTCACGGCAGGGTAAACCGCCGGAGGATAGAAACCCTAGATTAGACTAGGGGACAACCGGCTCGAGCTTCGGGCCGGGACGTTAGTTGAGGACTGGgtgatttgattttttttttttgagatggggTGATTTGATTGAATTACGCATCCTTAGATACATATGAAAGATATTCACTTCTGTTTTCACCGTACCGAGTAGAAATAGATTTCGTACATGAACCGGCTCCATCGTTATCCGCGAACGGACGGCATCCGACTCCGACCCTTCTTATTATTGAACCCTTCTTATTAACCCCCGTCGTGGCGAAGCCCAGGCCTCTCGTGGAGAAACCCCCGCTGCCCGCGCGACGCTCGATTCCGCCGCCGGCCCTTCCCCGACGATCCCGACGCACGATTCCGCCGCCCCCCGCGCGACATAGCAGGTTATCCCCGTTTCTTCTCCACACGCTGTTTCTCTCTTCGTGGATTAGCCTGCCAGCAGAGTTTTAGCGACTTAAATTGGTGTGTTATTTTAGTTCTGCTTTGCCTGCTTGGGGGCATACAGCTACGGGTTTGGATCTACTAATTTCACTCAATGTTTGATCTGGGCGTAAGTTTTTGCGCACTAGGGTCGCGTTCCGTTTGATAGGATGTCGTAGGTACCTGAAATTGCGAACTGAAATTATTTGTTCATGTGCAAACGTTAGTGTTGATTGAGGTTATGGAGTTATTGAGTTGAGTTTTCTGGTTAAGAAATGTCACCTCCATATGATGCCCTGTTAGCACACTTGCCTTTCTGTTCCTTGCTCTTTTGTGCTTGACACGGTCCTGATCTGTGCAGAATTCGATGGAATTGGAAGATCTAGTTGTGCCCACAACTACTTTTGAGCCAGTGGATGTGCTAATCAAGCCACTCCCGTCCAGGAAGCCACTCCGGTCCACCAAGCCGCTCCCGCCCACCAAGCCATCTTTGCTTCCATACCTTCAATACAAAGAGGACAAAGAAAAGCGGGACAAGGAGGAACGGGCAGAGATTGAAGCCGCGGAAGAGAAGTGGCACAAAATTATGCAATCAGGAATGGAAGTCCTGAGGAGGACGGGCCAGCTTATCGAAATCGTGTACTGCAAAGTTGATGTGCGCCACTTGGTCAACCGCACGAGTAACTGTGATGAAATCAAGTGGGGAAATGAGTAAGTATTATGCTTGAATATGCAAATGGCGTTTCTGTTATGTCAACATCCAGAGTAAATCATTGATGGTATACCTTTGTGGGGTTTTCCACTCCATTGTCATTCTTTATCAGGGTGCTGTGTGAATAATTTGGGTACTTGCAATTTTTTTTGTTGCAGAATTTATTTTTTGAATGACCTGTTCAAACTATTTTTCTTAGCTTAGCCTGATTAGTTACGGTTaaatgtaattttccttttttttttgttctAGGCCTGTTGATAAGGAGATTGTGCTCGAGAGAGAAAATGCCCTCTGGAATGCTGCTATGGAATATCGGAAAGTTCAAAACATGGTGATGAGTTACTTCCTTCATTGATATTTTATCATTTATATTGTTTATAGTTACACCTAGTGCAAAAGTGAGCCTGAAAATAATACCGATTTCATGTTTATATCCAACTGTGTACTGGAATTCTGGAACTGTTCCTGTAGGACAGCATGTTGCCACACGGTATGACACAGCTTAGAATAATGGGGCTTGGAAGCTTCCCTGGCATGCGAATCATGTTCGCGAGACTGTACACCATGCAACTATGTATAGATAAAATAAGCTGGCATAAGGTCTCATGTGTAGCTCCTAAGCTCCTATGCACTTTGCATGTCTAATGCTTGGCAGTAAGTTTTGTTAGATACCTTGTGTTTTTTCTAGATAAGGTATGTCTAGAATGCGGTTTGCTTTAACCTCAACTCAAAAGATGTTTTTAGGACCTCTGTCTTGAAACTTCAAATGACATTTAACTGCTTATCTTGTAGTCTCTTACTAATCAATAGTTTCTTTGTTATCAGGCTTCTGAGTATGATTTGATTCCCAGCAATATGACCTTATTTCCTATAATGTCGAAGAAGTCCATGTGGTACCATTGCAATCTTGTGGGCTGTAAGAGAGAATTTCCTTCAAAAGGGGtgcaacaacatttctttcttgagGTCAACATGACTCGAGGGAAGACATACAATGTGACGGCATGCATTACACTTGGTATGCCCTTGTTTGTATTCATTGAGTGAAACAATTCGCTGGTCTCTCATGAATGATTCTGATTTACATTTGGTGATTACGCATGACTGATTTGTCTTCAGCTGATGATGACATTGACAATACATGTAAGGCATGTCCTTCTCATATGGGCATTTTGCATCCATGCAAAGGAGGATTTGCTTTTGGGTGCAAAGAAGGTTAGATAGATTTTTCTGCATTATAACATTATAGTGATGTAGTCTGTCTAATGTTATTGTCATGTAGCAGGTCCATGTAAGGAGGATGTGGGTGCCACACCAGCAAGTGGGATGGACATAGGTGTGCCCTCACCTTCCATATCTGCTTCGTTGCCTACCCTGGGGAATGAAACCCTAGGACCTGTCGCCAGAAGGTATTAATGAAGATCAGATCACGAAATCATTCTACGATCGACCGAGTTATTCTCTATATCTTTTTCTAAAATAAGAAGACAGAGAGACTCGGCTTCAAGATGGAGATTGACCATCTGCACCTGCTCATTATTACAGTTGCATCATTGCTTGAAGTTTTACAATTTGTCTTATTAAATCTTTGATGTGTAGACTATCAGCCTTCCTTGGAGGTGAAACTTCCCAATCTGTCCCACCTACAGTAGCTGGAATAAGCGCTCCTCCCAAATCAGAATCGTTGCCTACTATGCTGAATGGAAGCCCAGACCCTATCACAAAAAAGTATAGTTGCCTTTTATTTCACTCCATCCATGTTGCATTTCATTTTCATTACTGCATTTCTATTGAACACTTAACAATTCATAGACAACTGGAACTGGCATTGGCTAGAGGTGGAACTTCCAGACCCTTTCCACCTGTGGCATCTGCAAGAAGCGCCCCTCTTGTGTCCAGGCtgaatcaaagcccagggcctatcaCAAAAAGGTATTATTGTATTTTCTTATTTCGTTGCGTGCACATTGCATTTTGTTCTAACAGTTGCATTATTGCATTTCTATTGACCACTTCCCAATCTGTAGACAATTGGAATTGGCGTTGGCATTGGCACTCGCTGGAGGTGGAACTTCGTCAGACAGCACATCTCAAGACAGGCCCCAATGCAATTAGCAAGGAGTACTTTTTGGGAGTTACTTTTTGTGCGTGGGTTTATGCCATTTGTTTCACAGCAAGTTAGTCTGGTCCGTGTTAGTTACTGTTGGGCTACTTTGTTTGAAACTGGTCCAGTTTGTTTGGAACTAGATGATAAAATGTCACTTCGACTGTAAGCTGAAAATGTCACTGGGTGATTCATGCTCTGTCTGGTGGAATTCCTATTCAATTTTGAT encodes:
- the LOC127304726 gene encoding uncharacterized protein isoform X2, producing MELEDLVVPTTTFEPVDVLIKPLPSRKPLRSTKPLPPTKPSLLPYLQYKEDKEKRDKEERAEIEAAEEKWHKIMQSGMEVLRRTGQLIEIVYCKVDVRHLVNRTSNCDEIKWGNEPVDKEIVLERENALWNAAMEYRKVQNMASEYDLIPSNMTLFPIMSKKSMWYHCNLVGCKREFPSKGVQQHFFLEVNMTRGKTYNVTACITLADDDIDNTCKACPSHMGILHPCKGGFAFGCKEGPCKEDVGATPASGMDIGVPSPSISASLPTLGNETLGPVARRLSAFLGGETSQSVPPTVAGISAPPKSESLPTMLNGSPDPITKKQLELALARGGTSRPFPPVASARSAPLVSRLNQSPGPITKRQLELALALALAGGGTSSDSTSQDRPQCN
- the LOC127304726 gene encoding uncharacterized protein isoform X1 — encoded protein: MELEDLVVPTTTFEPVDVLIKPLPSRKPLRSTKPLPPTKPSLLPYLQYKEDKEKRDKEERAEIEAAEEKWHKIMQSGMEVLRRTGQLIEIVYCKVDVRHLVNRTSNCDEIKWGNEPVDKEIVLERENALWNAAMEYRKVQNMASEYDLIPSNMTLFPIMSKKSMWYHCNLVGCKREFPSKGVQQHFFLEVNMTRGKTYNVTACITLADDDIDNTCKACPSHMGILHPCKGGFAFGCKEAGPCKEDVGATPASGMDIGVPSPSISASLPTLGNETLGPVARRLSAFLGGETSQSVPPTVAGISAPPKSESLPTMLNGSPDPITKKQLELALARGGTSRPFPPVASARSAPLVSRLNQSPGPITKRQLELALALALAGGGTSSDSTSQDRPQCN